Proteins encoded within one genomic window of Thermococcus sp. 21S7:
- the sfsA gene encoding DNA/RNA nuclease SfsA — MHVLLELNIVPCTFLKRLNRFVALVEVDGEERKALVTNTGRLEEFMVPGRKAFCTPKTGGKTDFVLVAFEDLGGKGAIIDTRTQARAFERALELGLVPWLRDCRIKRKEVTVGKSRLDYLFECPEGEVYAEMKSAVLRGGNKGEYAMYPDCPSVRGQKHIGELIELSRAGKRAMIFFIGAMPGVERFRPYDVGDPKIVRLLREADKVGVEIHALGISLLPDGRIILERPSLEIEL; from the coding sequence ATGCACGTCCTGCTCGAACTCAACATCGTCCCCTGCACCTTCCTCAAAAGGCTCAACCGCTTCGTGGCGCTGGTCGAGGTTGATGGTGAGGAAAGGAAAGCCCTGGTGACCAACACAGGTCGCTTGGAGGAGTTCATGGTTCCGGGTAGGAAGGCCTTCTGCACGCCCAAGACCGGCGGAAAGACAGACTTCGTCCTGGTCGCCTTCGAGGACCTGGGCGGGAAGGGAGCGATAATTGACACGAGGACTCAGGCGAGGGCCTTCGAGAGAGCTTTGGAGCTTGGTCTGGTGCCCTGGCTGAGGGACTGCAGGATAAAGCGGAAGGAGGTCACGGTCGGCAAATCGCGCCTTGATTACCTCTTCGAATGTCCCGAGGGCGAGGTCTACGCCGAGATGAAGAGCGCCGTCCTGCGCGGCGGGAATAAGGGTGAGTACGCCATGTATCCGGACTGTCCGAGCGTCAGGGGGCAGAAGCACATCGGGGAACTTATAGAGCTGTCAAGGGCAGGAAAGAGGGCCATGATCTTCTTCATTGGCGCGATGCCGGGCGTTGAGAGGTTCCGGCCCTATGATGTGGGCGACCCGAAGATAGTGAGGCTCCTTAGGGAGGCGGACAAGGTGGGCGTTGAAATCCACGCGCTGGGCATATCCCTCCTGCCAGATGGAAGGATCATCCTTGAGAGGCCGAGCCTTGAAATCGAGCTCTAA
- the tuf gene encoding translation elongation factor EF-1 subunit alpha codes for MAKEKPHVNIVFIGHVDHGKSTTIGRLLFDTANIPENIIKKFEEMGEKGKSFKFAWVMDRLKEERERGITIDVAHTKFETPHKYITIIDAPGHRDFVKNMITGASQADAAVLVVAATDGVMPQTKEHAFLARTLGIGHIIVAINKMDMVNYDEKKFKQVAEQVKKLLMMLGYKDFPIIPISAWEGDNVVKKSDNMPWYNGPTLIDALDQIPEPPKPTDKPLRIPIQDVYSIKGVGTVPVGRVETGVLRVGDVVIFEPASTIFHKPIQGEVKSIEMHHEAMQEALPGDNIGFNVRGVGKNDIKRGDVAGHSNNPPTVVRPKDTFKAQIIVLNHPTAITVGYTPVLHAHTLQVAVRFEQLLAKLDPRTGNIVEENPQFIKTGDSAIVVLRPTKPMVIEPVKEIPQMGRFAIRDMGQTVAAGMVISIQKAE; via the coding sequence ATGGCTAAGGAGAAGCCGCACGTTAACATCGTCTTTATAGGCCACGTCGACCACGGAAAGAGCACCACCATCGGAAGGCTGCTCTTCGACACCGCCAACATACCGGAGAACATCATCAAGAAGTTCGAGGAGATGGGTGAGAAGGGTAAGTCCTTCAAGTTCGCTTGGGTCATGGACAGGCTCAAGGAGGAGCGCGAGAGGGGTATCACCATCGACGTCGCTCACACCAAGTTCGAGACCCCGCACAAGTACATCACCATCATCGACGCTCCGGGCCACAGAGACTTCGTTAAGAACATGATCACCGGTGCCAGCCAGGCCGACGCCGCCGTTCTCGTCGTCGCCGCCACCGACGGTGTCATGCCGCAGACCAAGGAGCACGCCTTCCTTGCCAGGACCCTCGGTATCGGCCACATCATCGTTGCCATCAACAAGATGGACATGGTCAACTACGACGAGAAGAAGTTCAAGCAGGTCGCCGAGCAGGTTAAGAAGCTCCTCATGATGCTCGGCTACAAGGACTTCCCGATCATCCCGATCAGCGCTTGGGAGGGCGACAACGTCGTCAAGAAGAGCGACAACATGCCCTGGTACAACGGCCCGACCCTCATCGACGCCCTCGACCAGATCCCGGAGCCGCCGAAGCCGACCGACAAGCCGCTCCGCATCCCGATCCAGGACGTCTACTCCATTAAGGGTGTCGGTACCGTCCCGGTCGGCCGTGTCGAGACCGGTGTCCTCCGCGTCGGTGACGTCGTCATCTTCGAGCCGGCCAGCACCATCTTCCACAAGCCGATCCAGGGTGAGGTTAAGTCCATCGAGATGCACCACGAGGCCATGCAGGAGGCCCTTCCGGGTGACAACATCGGATTCAACGTCCGTGGCGTTGGTAAGAACGACATAAAGCGCGGTGACGTTGCCGGACACAGCAACAACCCGCCGACCGTCGTCAGGCCGAAGGACACCTTCAAGGCCCAGATCATCGTCCTCAACCACCCGACCGCCATCACCGTCGGCTACACCCCGGTCCTCCACGCGCACACCCTCCAGGTCGCCGTCAGGTTCGAGCAGCTCCTCGCCAAGCTCGACCCGAGGACCGGCAACATCGTCGAGGAGAACCCGCAGTTCATCAAGACCGGTGACTCCGCCATCGTCGTCCTCAGGCCGACCAAGCCGATGGTCATCGAGCCGGTCAAGGAGATACCGCAGATGGGCAGGTTCGCCATCCGTGACATGGGCCAGACCGTCGCTGCCGGTATGGTTATCTCCATCCAGAAGGCCGAGTGA
- a CDS encoding helicase C-terminal domain-containing protein, with product MNETGERFEYFPYRELRPHQREFIDLVSEAVRNGENAIIEAPTGFGKTVSVLAGILPYAREMGYKVLYLARTHRQMDRVIEELKAINGKNPVSGVELRSRKDLCLHTYLTQFTSDAYTAMVVCRNLKKLKKCEFYENEKKKKTEFDELVKFFLSEPSHPAEILSYAETLELCPYDLTKRIAEKADVIVASYLYLLSPTIRENFISSLDIDYSDLIVIFDEAHNLPDQAISALSDRISIHTVNRAIKEADEYNEHEIANFLSILGRGLEMLHDEKLKGRDVHETPIQPELVFAHVIDILSLDTRRLVRILNDMVAVGDAIREDRIEKGKPPRSYIGRIGEFLLLWLSLTGREDYLFLMSRERGLSLELVALDPSKALGFVKNVQSAIFMSGTLTPLEAFRDVMGVENTRLKKFPRMVKRENAQVLVAKDVSTRGDERSLQVYSRMVEYIVEAARFIPKNVGVFTASYEVLQGLLSANLQVRLEETGKAIFIEKQGVSSAENDAMVASFKAHAKGRGAVLLGVMGGRNSEGQDYSGDEMNGVVLVGIPYARPTPRVQARIRYFERKFPGKGRYYGYFLPAHRKLVQAAGRVHRSAEEKGSIIVLDYRLLWNSIKKDLPDWMRESIRPVDRARMRLYLRRFWTTR from the coding sequence ATGAACGAAACGGGCGAAAGATTCGAGTACTTTCCCTACAGGGAACTCAGGCCACATCAGCGGGAATTCATAGACCTCGTTTCGGAGGCGGTTAGAAACGGTGAGAACGCCATAATAGAGGCCCCCACAGGCTTTGGAAAGACGGTGAGCGTTTTAGCTGGAATCCTGCCCTACGCCAGGGAGATGGGCTACAAGGTTCTTTACCTCGCGAGAACCCACAGGCAGATGGACAGGGTTATAGAGGAGCTGAAGGCGATAAACGGGAAGAATCCGGTCTCCGGCGTTGAGCTCAGGAGCAGAAAGGATCTCTGCCTTCATACGTATCTCACCCAGTTCACGAGCGACGCCTATACCGCCATGGTGGTCTGCAGGAACCTCAAGAAGCTCAAGAAGTGCGAGTTCTATGAGAATGAAAAGAAGAAAAAGACCGAGTTCGACGAGCTGGTGAAGTTCTTCTTGAGCGAGCCGAGCCATCCGGCCGAGATTCTGAGCTACGCCGAAACCCTGGAGCTGTGTCCCTACGATTTAACCAAGAGGATAGCGGAGAAGGCTGACGTTATAGTGGCCAGCTATCTCTACCTCCTCAGCCCCACCATCCGGGAGAACTTCATAAGCTCCCTTGACATCGACTACTCCGACCTGATAGTCATCTTCGACGAGGCGCACAACCTGCCCGACCAGGCGATTTCGGCTTTAAGCGATAGGATAAGCATACACACGGTAAACAGAGCAATAAAAGAGGCCGACGAGTACAACGAGCACGAGATAGCCAACTTCCTCAGCATCCTGGGCAGGGGGCTGGAGATGCTCCACGACGAAAAGCTCAAGGGCCGGGACGTTCACGAAACCCCCATTCAGCCGGAGCTCGTTTTTGCACACGTCATTGACATTCTGAGCCTCGACACCAGAAGGCTCGTCAGAATACTCAATGACATGGTGGCGGTTGGCGATGCCATAAGAGAGGACAGGATAGAGAAGGGCAAGCCGCCCCGCTCCTACATAGGCAGAATAGGTGAGTTCCTTCTCCTCTGGCTTTCCCTTACCGGAAGGGAGGACTACCTCTTCCTCATGAGCAGGGAAAGGGGGCTGAGCCTTGAACTGGTTGCCCTGGATCCTTCGAAGGCTCTGGGCTTCGTCAAAAACGTCCAGAGTGCGATATTCATGTCCGGAACGCTCACCCCGCTTGAGGCATTCCGCGACGTCATGGGCGTGGAAAACACCCGCCTGAAGAAGTTCCCGCGGATGGTAAAGCGCGAAAATGCCCAGGTTCTTGTCGCGAAAGACGTCTCAACGAGGGGTGATGAGCGTTCACTCCAGGTTTACAGCCGCATGGTGGAATACATCGTTGAGGCAGCCAGATTTATACCGAAGAACGTCGGAGTTTTCACGGCCTCCTATGAGGTTCTTCAGGGACTCCTCTCGGCGAATCTCCAGGTTCGTCTTGAGGAGACCGGGAAGGCGATATTCATTGAGAAGCAGGGGGTCAGCTCCGCCGAGAACGACGCGATGGTGGCGAGCTTTAAGGCGCATGCGAAGGGCAGAGGGGCGGTGCTCCTTGGGGTTATGGGGGGCAGGAACAGCGAGGGGCAGGACTACAGCGGCGACGAGATGAACGGAGTTGTGCTAGTAGGAATCCCTTATGCGAGGCCCACTCCCAGGGTTCAGGCCCGGATAAGGTACTTCGAGAGGAAGTTCCCTGGAAAGGGCAGGTACTACGGCTACTTCCTCCCCGCCCACAGGAAACTGGTTCAGGCCGCCGGCAGGGTTCACCGCTCCGCCGAGGAGAAGGGCTCGATAATAGTCCTCGACTATCGCCTTCTCTGGAACTCGATAAAGAAGGATTTACCTGACTGGATGCGCGAGAGTATAAGACCCGTAGATCGTGCGAGGATGAGGCTGTACCTGAGAAGATTCTGGACTACACGGTGA
- a CDS encoding ATP-binding protein, with protein MRFYNREREMESLRKALKLSRSRLVVVTITGRRRVGKTRLVREFFKREGVDYLDFFIPVKSEKLILEDFSRELRAKLGYSPRFETFSEMFEYLEVADIGAVFFDEFQNVLRVNPAIAFDLQRFIDRNRDKPLLMILSGSYLGMMRKLLTSRKAPLYGRSTLFVELQPLRPRWVFEMLKDFGITEPVQQVEFYGIFGGIPKYYELLEVFEADNPLNLVVDAVRYSTLLTAEGEGLLMDEFGKAYRTYFSILDAIASGKNRLVEIANAVGMKPGSITKYLEALEDYYGIITRERPILGGRRSRYVISDYFLNFWFSLIEPNRRQVEAGDFNAFRRNIEGKFQEFFGRVFERVVLDLLHDLNGELITFDSIGPHWGRNYEIDLVAINREENIATFIETKWKTNVDGPREIGRLIAKAQNAPWKGEKRYLLIARGFRRECADCITIDGVLEHLKP; from the coding sequence ATGAGGTTCTACAACAGGGAGCGCGAGATGGAATCCCTTAGGAAGGCGCTCAAACTATCCCGCTCCCGGCTCGTGGTTGTGACCATAACAGGACGCCGGCGAGTTGGAAAGACAAGACTTGTTAGGGAGTTTTTCAAAAGGGAAGGCGTTGATTATCTCGACTTCTTCATTCCAGTCAAAAGCGAAAAGCTCATCCTTGAGGACTTCTCCAGGGAGCTCAGGGCAAAGTTGGGGTATTCTCCACGGTTTGAGACATTCTCCGAGATGTTTGAATACCTTGAAGTGGCCGACATCGGGGCAGTTTTCTTTGACGAGTTTCAGAACGTTCTCCGGGTAAACCCGGCCATAGCCTTTGACCTCCAGCGCTTCATAGACAGAAACCGGGATAAGCCGCTCCTCATGATTCTATCTGGTTCGTACCTTGGAATGATGAGGAAACTGCTGACCTCCAGGAAAGCCCCCCTCTACGGCAGGAGCACCCTCTTCGTGGAACTGCAACCCCTGCGTCCAAGATGGGTTTTCGAGATGCTCAAAGATTTTGGAATCACGGAGCCCGTCCAGCAGGTTGAGTTCTATGGTATTTTCGGTGGAATCCCAAAGTACTACGAACTCTTGGAGGTGTTCGAAGCGGACAACCCACTGAATCTCGTTGTTGATGCGGTCCGGTACTCCACACTGCTAACGGCTGAAGGAGAAGGCCTCCTTATGGACGAGTTCGGTAAGGCGTACAGGACTTATTTCTCAATCCTCGATGCAATAGCGAGTGGAAAGAACAGGCTCGTTGAGATTGCCAATGCCGTGGGGATGAAGCCGGGCAGCATAACGAAGTACCTTGAGGCCCTGGAAGACTACTATGGAATAATAACCCGTGAAAGGCCCATCCTCGGCGGTAGACGTTCGAGGTACGTAATCAGCGATTACTTCCTGAACTTCTGGTTCAGTTTGATAGAACCGAACCGCAGGCAGGTTGAGGCAGGGGACTTTAATGCCTTCAGAAGAAACATCGAAGGGAAGTTCCAGGAGTTCTTTGGGAGGGTCTTTGAGAGGGTCGTTCTAGACCTCCTGCACGACCTGAACGGGGAGCTAATTACCTTTGACAGTATCGGCCCTCATTGGGGGAGAAACTACGAGATAGACCTCGTTGCCATCAACAGGGAAGAGAACATCGCCACGTTCATAGAGACGAAATGGAAAACCAACGTTGATGGCCCGAGGGAGATCGGCAGGCTCATCGCCAAGGCCCAAAACGCCCCATGGAAGGGGGAAAAGCGCTACCTCCTCATAGCAAGGGGCTTTCGCAGGGAGTGTGCCGACTGTATTACTATTGATGGAGTTCTGGAGCACCTAAAACCTTAA
- a CDS encoding ATP-binding protein, translated as MSRQTFVDRKRELEFLERRYRSDKAELLIIYGRRRIGKTELLLQFARDKPHVYFLATEKPYHENLRELQKLLAEFLGDELFSRVSFHDIDELLMAFAERVRDERVVLVIDEFPLLIERYRPVLSLLQRAWDLKLSKGRIMLILCGSSVSAMETEVLGYKSPLYGRRTGQWRLTEIPFFYIGEFLPGYSIEDLVKVWGVVGGIPAYLLKFEPGKDFNENVVDNVLSKGAFLYEEAEILLREELREPANYFAILEAIAGGRNRFGEIVNATGLDKSLVSKYLSVLQRLGIVRREVSVTATAKEASKRGLYSIDDNYFSFWFRYVLPNRSYLEAGLAEDVWERSQRNFNAYMGSAFERLVGSPEVFIKLTGFHFTKLGRWWHRGEEIDLVALNEHEKNALFVEVKWKSLSEREARGILKDLERKGELVGLEDWKKHWGLVARKVEGKERLNAEGWRVWDLGDFEVPS; from the coding sequence AGGGAACTTGAGTTTCTGGAGAGGAGGTACCGCAGTGACAAAGCCGAACTGCTCATTATATACGGCCGCAGGAGAATTGGAAAGACCGAGCTGCTCCTCCAGTTCGCCCGGGACAAACCCCACGTTTATTTTCTCGCAACGGAAAAGCCGTACCATGAGAATCTCCGAGAGCTTCAAAAGCTCCTCGCGGAATTCCTCGGCGATGAATTATTCAGCAGAGTCTCTTTCCATGATATTGACGAGCTTTTGATGGCCTTCGCCGAGAGGGTACGTGATGAACGCGTTGTCCTGGTGATTGACGAGTTCCCCCTGCTTATAGAACGCTACCGGCCGGTTCTCTCGCTCCTTCAGAGGGCATGGGACTTGAAGCTCTCGAAGGGCAGAATAATGCTGATTCTCTGCGGTTCGAGTGTTTCGGCAATGGAAACGGAGGTTTTGGGCTACAAAAGCCCGCTCTACGGAAGGCGGACCGGGCAATGGCGCTTAACGGAGATTCCCTTCTTCTACATCGGTGAGTTCCTTCCCGGCTATTCGATCGAAGACCTCGTGAAGGTCTGGGGTGTGGTGGGGGGCATTCCGGCCTACCTCCTTAAGTTTGAGCCCGGGAAGGACTTTAACGAAAACGTCGTTGACAACGTCCTCTCAAAGGGTGCCTTCCTCTACGAGGAGGCTGAAATACTACTGCGGGAAGAGCTCAGGGAGCCGGCCAACTACTTCGCGATACTCGAAGCGATAGCGGGTGGGAGGAATAGATTTGGAGAGATTGTGAACGCAACCGGGCTCGACAAGAGCCTCGTTTCCAAGTACCTGAGCGTTCTTCAGAGGCTTGGAATAGTCCGGAGGGAAGTTTCCGTTACTGCAACGGCCAAAGAAGCCAGCAAAAGAGGACTCTATTCCATAGACGACAATTACTTCTCCTTCTGGTTCAGGTATGTCCTCCCGAACAGGAGCTACCTTGAGGCTGGACTGGCGGAGGACGTCTGGGAGCGTTCGCAGAGGAATTTCAACGCTTATATGGGTTCGGCCTTCGAACGACTTGTTGGAAGTCCGGAGGTTTTCATCAAGCTCACCGGCTTCCACTTCACAAAACTCGGTCGCTGGTGGCACAGGGGGGAAGAGATTGATTTGGTGGCGTTAAACGAGCACGAGAAAAATGCTCTGTTCGTCGAGGTGAAGTGGAAAAGTCTTAGCGAGAGGGAAGCGCGGGGGATTTTGAAGGACTTGGAAAGGAAGGGTGAGTTGGTTGGCCTCGAAGACTGGAAAAAGCACTGGGGACTGGTTGCCAGGAAAGTCGAAGGAAAGGAACGGTTGAACGCCGAGGGCTGGCGGGTGTGGGATTTGGGCGATTTTGAAGTGCCGTCCTGA
- a CDS encoding M42 family metallopeptidase, with translation MVDYELLKKIIEAPGVSGYEFLGVRDVVIEAFKPHVDEITVDKLGNVIAHKKGKGPKVMLAGHMDQIGLMVTHIEKNGFLRVAPVGGVDPRTLIAQRFKVWVGPNEFVYGVGGSVPPHIQKPEQRNKAPTWDQVFIDIGAESREEAEEMGVKIGTVITWDGRLERLGKHRLVSIAHDDRIAVYILVEAARQLAETDADVYFVATVQEEVGLRGAKVSSFGIDPDYGFALDVTIAADVPGTPEHKQISQLGKGVAIKIMDRSVICHPTIVRWMEEVAKKHEIPYQWDILTGGGTDAGAIHLNKAGVPSGGISIPARYIHSNTEVVDERDVDAAVKLTVKVLEEIPELKL, from the coding sequence ATGGTTGACTACGAACTTCTGAAAAAGATTATAGAGGCGCCGGGTGTTTCCGGCTACGAGTTCCTCGGCGTCAGGGACGTTGTTATCGAGGCTTTCAAGCCCCACGTCGACGAGATAACCGTCGACAAGCTCGGCAACGTCATTGCCCACAAGAAGGGCAAGGGCCCGAAGGTCATGCTCGCGGGGCACATGGACCAGATTGGTCTCATGGTGACCCACATAGAGAAGAACGGATTCCTCCGCGTTGCGCCGGTTGGCGGTGTTGACCCGAGGACGCTCATAGCCCAGAGGTTTAAAGTCTGGGTCGGCCCGAACGAGTTCGTCTACGGCGTCGGTGGAAGCGTTCCGCCGCACATCCAGAAGCCGGAGCAGAGGAACAAGGCCCCGACCTGGGATCAGGTCTTCATAGACATAGGCGCCGAGAGCAGGGAAGAGGCCGAGGAGATGGGTGTCAAGATAGGCACCGTCATCACCTGGGACGGCAGGCTTGAGCGCCTTGGAAAGCACCGCTTGGTGAGCATCGCCCACGACGACAGGATAGCTGTTTACATCCTCGTCGAGGCCGCGAGGCAGCTGGCCGAGACCGACGCAGATGTTTACTTTGTCGCCACCGTCCAGGAGGAGGTTGGCCTCCGCGGTGCAAAGGTCTCGTCCTTCGGCATAGACCCCGACTACGGCTTCGCCCTCGATGTCACCATAGCCGCCGACGTTCCTGGAACTCCGGAGCACAAGCAGATAAGCCAGCTCGGAAAGGGCGTCGCGATTAAGATAATGGATCGCTCCGTTATCTGCCACCCGACCATCGTCCGCTGGATGGAAGAGGTGGCCAAGAAGCACGAGATTCCCTACCAGTGGGACATCCTCACCGGCGGCGGAACCGACGCGGGAGCGATACACCTCAACAAGGCCGGCGTTCCGAGCGGCGGAATAAGCATTCCAGCGCGCTACATCCACTCCAACACGGAGGTCGTTGACGAGCGCGACGTCGATGCAGCCGTTAAGCTGACCGTCAAGGTTCTTGAGGAGATTCCGGAGCTGAAGCTCTGA
- the rpsJ gene encoding 30S ribosomal protein S10 translates to MQKARIKLASTDIKALNEVTDQIKQIAERTGVRMSGPIPLPTKRIRITTRKSPDGEGTATFDKFELRVHKRLVDIEADERAMRQIMRIRVPEDVTIEIELIS, encoded by the coding sequence ATGCAGAAGGCAAGGATTAAGCTCGCGAGCACGGACATTAAGGCCCTCAACGAGGTCACCGACCAGATCAAACAGATCGCCGAGAGGACCGGCGTCAGGATGAGCGGCCCGATACCGCTTCCGACCAAGAGGATAAGGATCACCACCAGGAAGAGCCCGGACGGCGAGGGCACCGCAACCTTCGACAAGTTTGAGCTCCGCGTTCACAAGAGGCTCGTCGACATTGAGGCCGACGAAAGGGCCATGCGCCAGATCATGCGCATCCGCGTTCCCGAGGACGTCACCATCGAGATCGAGCTCATCTCCTGA